In Pseudomonas lalkuanensis, the following are encoded in one genomic region:
- a CDS encoding SRPBCC domain-containing protein, whose product MADEKNLVRSLTVDIAAPAELVWSVLVDLARYPEWNPFTVRVESSLRLGEPVNLYLPNPASPGELLHVVEQLASFEPPRLLAWEMHASANNPDAARREQLIEATGAQSCRYHTTDLFLGATADQVMELHGPWVKQGFDAVALAVKARAEALFAESR is encoded by the coding sequence ACCTGGTGCGGTCGCTGACCGTGGATATCGCCGCCCCCGCCGAGCTGGTCTGGTCGGTGCTGGTGGACCTTGCGCGCTACCCCGAATGGAACCCCTTCACCGTGAGGGTGGAGTCGAGCCTGCGCCTCGGCGAGCCGGTGAACCTGTACCTGCCCAACCCCGCCAGTCCCGGCGAGCTGCTCCATGTGGTCGAGCAACTGGCCAGCTTCGAACCGCCGCGCCTGCTGGCCTGGGAAATGCACGCCAGCGCGAACAATCCCGACGCCGCGCGCCGTGAACAGCTGATCGAAGCCACCGGGGCCCAGAGTTGCCGCTACCACACCACCGACCTGTTCCTCGGCGCCACTGCCGACCAGGTGATGGAACTGCACGGCCCTTGGGTCAAGCAGGGCTTCGACGCGGTGGCCCTGGCGGTCAAGGCACGCGCCGAAGCGCTGTTCGCCGAGAGCCGCTGA
- the cysD gene encoding sulfate adenylyltransferase subunit CysD: protein MLTHLQRLEAESVQIIREVVAECENPVMLYSIGKDSAVMLHLALKAFAPGKPPFPLLHVDTTWKFREMIAFRDQTAERLGLELLVHINPEGQERGINPFTHGSALHTDIWKTQGLKQALDLYGFDAAFGGARRDEEKSRAKERVFSIRSEQHRWDPKQQRPELWRLYNTRKRKGESLRVFPLSNWTELDIWQYIYLEGIPIVPLYFARERPVVSRDGTLIMVDDERLPLLPGESPELRKVRFRTLGCYPLTGAIDSDADNLPAIIQEMLVSRTSERQGRLIDSDSAGSMEKKKQEGYF, encoded by the coding sequence ATGCTGACTCACCTGCAACGCCTGGAAGCCGAAAGCGTCCAGATCATCCGCGAAGTGGTCGCCGAGTGTGAAAACCCGGTGATGCTCTACTCCATCGGCAAGGACAGTGCGGTGATGCTGCACCTGGCGCTGAAGGCCTTCGCGCCGGGCAAACCGCCCTTCCCCCTGCTGCACGTGGACACCACCTGGAAGTTCCGCGAAATGATCGCCTTCCGCGACCAGACCGCCGAACGCCTGGGCCTCGAACTGCTGGTGCACATCAACCCGGAAGGCCAGGAACGCGGGATCAACCCCTTCACCCACGGTTCTGCACTGCACACCGATATCTGGAAGACCCAGGGGCTGAAGCAGGCCCTGGACCTGTACGGCTTCGACGCGGCCTTCGGCGGTGCCCGGCGCGATGAAGAGAAGTCCCGGGCCAAGGAGCGCGTGTTCTCGATCCGCTCCGAACAGCACCGCTGGGACCCCAAGCAGCAGCGCCCCGAACTCTGGCGCCTGTACAACACCCGCAAGCGCAAGGGCGAAAGCCTGCGGGTGTTCCCGCTCTCCAACTGGACCGAGCTGGATATCTGGCAATACATCTACCTCGAAGGCATTCCCATCGTGCCGCTCTATTTCGCCCGGGAGCGCCCGGTGGTGAGCCGCGACGGCACCCTGATCATGGTCGATGACGAGCGCCTGCCGCTGCTCCCCGGCGAAAGCCCCGAACTGCGCAAGGTGCGCTTCCGCACCCTTGGCTGCTACCCCCTGACCGGTGCCATCGACAGCGACGCCGACAACCTCCCGGCAATCATCCAGGAAATGCTGGTGAGCCGTACCTCCGAGCGCCAGGGTCGGCTGATCGACAGCGATTCGGCCGGTTCCATGGAGAAGAAGAAACAAGAGGGCTACTTCTGA